From Planococcus halocryophilus, the proteins below share one genomic window:
- a CDS encoding fatty acid--CoA ligase — protein sequence MYATLGKIFDQTVSMYPNKEALVDMRREKRWTYSQWSDEVHRLANALITAGVCKGDRVSSFLFNNSELPTVLFACAKIGAVFNPINFRLKPEELAYILNDATPEVVLFEEALKETVGKVVEQFPSIQFWFIDEGVPEYAVSYQEQVTAAISTDPLVEVDETDIYAIMYTSGTTGRPKGVIHSHRNMAEQSMMCIAMLKYTKNDVGMVIAPMFHCAELHCCIIPRVQAGASSIIMHQFDPQVAVDTVEKEKVTVMFAVPTMWSMMTEITGANSKVKTLQRGLYGAAPMAPVLVRQVKEVLGVELIQAYGQTEMGPAITFLAEDEQLTKAGSAGKPAFNHEIRIVRPQDHGPSEPDDQVEPFEVGEIIVRGPSMMLGYFHRPQATARVMYKGWYHTSDLGYVDEEGYLYVADRVDDMIISGGENIYPREVEDALHGHELVQDVAVLGIPDEKWGESVMAFIVVKNDLLTEEQLEEYCLNNENLARFKRPRTYRFVDELPRNASGKIQKFLLRELYADKKLKEHDKK from the coding sequence ATGTACGCAACACTTGGGAAGATCTTCGATCAGACAGTAAGTATGTATCCGAACAAAGAAGCGCTAGTCGATATGAGAAGAGAAAAGAGATGGACCTATTCACAATGGAGTGACGAGGTTCATCGTTTAGCGAATGCGCTTATTACAGCAGGTGTCTGCAAAGGGGATCGTGTTTCAAGCTTTCTTTTCAATAATAGTGAATTACCTACTGTATTGTTTGCCTGTGCAAAAATTGGAGCTGTTTTCAATCCTATCAACTTCCGCTTAAAGCCTGAAGAACTAGCATATATATTAAATGATGCAACACCCGAAGTAGTTCTTTTTGAAGAAGCTTTAAAAGAAACAGTTGGAAAAGTGGTTGAGCAATTTCCGAGTATTCAATTTTGGTTTATAGACGAAGGTGTTCCAGAATATGCAGTGAGTTATCAAGAGCAAGTTACTGCAGCTATTTCGACAGACCCACTTGTAGAGGTGGATGAAACCGATATATATGCCATCATGTACACGAGTGGAACAACTGGACGACCAAAAGGCGTTATCCATTCTCATCGCAATATGGCAGAACAAAGTATGATGTGTATTGCGATGCTGAAATATACAAAAAATGATGTGGGCATGGTAATTGCGCCGATGTTTCATTGTGCTGAATTACATTGTTGCATCATTCCGCGTGTTCAGGCAGGTGCTTCAAGCATCATTATGCATCAGTTTGATCCTCAAGTAGCAGTCGACACTGTTGAAAAGGAAAAGGTTACAGTCATGTTTGCTGTTCCTACAATGTGGAGCATGATGACGGAGATAACTGGGGCCAATTCGAAAGTGAAAACTTTGCAGCGTGGATTATATGGAGCAGCTCCAATGGCGCCTGTTTTAGTTAGACAAGTTAAAGAAGTACTTGGAGTTGAGTTAATCCAAGCGTATGGCCAAACGGAGATGGGACCAGCCATTACTTTTCTAGCTGAAGACGAACAGTTAACTAAAGCAGGATCTGCTGGAAAACCTGCTTTTAATCATGAAATTCGAATCGTTCGACCCCAAGATCATGGACCTTCAGAACCCGATGATCAAGTAGAGCCGTTTGAGGTTGGAGAAATTATTGTTCGAGGTCCAAGTATGATGTTGGGGTATTTCCATCGTCCGCAAGCTACAGCTCGCGTGATGTATAAAGGCTGGTACCATACTAGCGACTTAGGATATGTGGATGAAGAGGGCTATTTATATGTGGCCGACCGAGTCGACGACATGATTATTAGCGGTGGAGAAAATATTTATCCGCGCGAAGTAGAAGATGCACTCCACGGACATGAATTGGTTCAGGATGTTGCCGTATTAGGCATCCCTGATGAAAAGTGGGGAGAGTCGGTAATGGCATTTATCGTCGTAAAAAATGATTTGTTGACGGAGGAGCAATTAGAAGAATATTGCCTGAATAACGAAAATTTAGCGCGATTTAAACGACCAAGAACGTACCGCTTTGTTGATGAATTGCCACGTAACGCCAGTGGCAAAATACAGAAATTCTTGTTGCGAGAACTATATGCGGATAAAAAACTAAAAGAACACGACAAAAAGTAA
- a CDS encoding hotdog fold thioesterase has translation MNMKPMDETIIGLLGIELGEMTSDIAMATMPVHGPTHQVFGQLHGGASVVLAETVASFGTWNLIDQENEMAVGLEINANHLRGKRDGIVTAIGTPLHKGRTTMVWDVKIVDEEEKLICVSRCTVAIVQKKK, from the coding sequence ATGAATATGAAGCCAATGGATGAAACCATTATTGGCCTATTAGGAATCGAACTAGGTGAAATGACTTCGGATATAGCAATGGCTACCATGCCTGTACATGGACCTACGCATCAAGTTTTTGGTCAACTTCATGGAGGTGCATCCGTGGTATTAGCTGAAACAGTTGCCAGTTTTGGCACTTGGAATTTAATCGATCAAGAAAATGAAATGGCAGTAGGTCTCGAAATTAATGCCAATCATCTACGTGGCAAACGAGACGGAATAGTGACGGCTATCGGCACACCCTTGCATAAAGGAAGAACCACTATGGTTTGGGATGTGAAAATTGTTGATGAAGAAGAGAAATTGATTTGTGTGTCGAGGTGTACGGTAGCGATTGTTCAAAAGAAAAAGTAG
- a CDS encoding formate--tetrahydrofolate ligase translates to MAFTDLSIASKATIHPILEIAEQAGISKEALELYGNFKAKINVDQLPPVQKLGQVVLVTAISPTPAGEGKSTVTVGLADAFKQLKESVAVALREPSLGPVMGVKGGATGGGFAQVLPMEDINLHFTGDIHAITSANNALAALIDNHLHQKNVLNIDPRRITWKRVLDINDRALRQVTIGLGGPGQGIPRQDGFDITVASEIMAVLCLATSLSDLKERLAQMVIGYTYDREPVTVRDLEAEGALTLLLKEAFKPNLVQTIEGTPAIIHGGPFANIAHGCNSLIATNTARRIADIVVTEAGFGADLGAEKFMHIKSRKGEFNPDAVVIVATVRALKMHGGVKKDQLTEANADAVKRGMVNLAKHVDTIQQFGIEPVVALNRFAGDSEEELATVLDWAKQQGVEIALTEVWEKGGQGGIALAKLVKKELQRPTNFRFLYKEEDSIEEKLRTIVQKVYGGADIQLSDLAQKQLVELKKFGWDSLPICMAKTQYSLSDQPKLLGRPEGFTITIREIMPKLGAGFLVCLTGDIMTMPGLPKNPAALNMDVTADGKAIGLF, encoded by the coding sequence ATGGCTTTTACGGATTTATCGATTGCAAGCAAAGCAACTATACACCCGATTCTGGAAATTGCAGAACAGGCGGGCATTTCAAAAGAGGCTTTGGAATTATACGGAAACTTTAAAGCGAAAATCAATGTAGATCAATTGCCACCTGTTCAAAAATTAGGGCAAGTAGTATTAGTTACAGCAATTAGTCCAACTCCTGCTGGAGAAGGGAAGTCTACAGTAACTGTAGGATTAGCAGATGCTTTTAAGCAATTGAAAGAATCCGTAGCGGTAGCTCTTCGTGAACCCTCTTTAGGTCCAGTCATGGGTGTGAAAGGCGGTGCGACAGGCGGAGGCTTTGCACAAGTCTTACCAATGGAAGATATCAATTTGCATTTCACAGGAGATATTCACGCCATTACTTCAGCGAATAATGCGCTAGCTGCGTTAATAGACAATCATTTGCACCAAAAGAATGTTTTAAATATTGACCCACGACGTATTACTTGGAAACGAGTATTGGATATCAATGACCGTGCGTTACGCCAAGTGACGATTGGTCTTGGTGGACCTGGACAAGGAATCCCTCGTCAGGACGGCTTTGATATTACGGTGGCCTCGGAAATCATGGCTGTACTATGTTTAGCGACTTCCCTTTCAGACTTGAAAGAACGATTAGCACAAATGGTTATTGGCTACACGTATGACAGAGAGCCAGTTACAGTCAGAGACCTTGAAGCAGAAGGAGCTTTAACTTTATTGTTAAAAGAAGCCTTTAAACCAAATTTAGTTCAAACGATTGAAGGGACACCTGCTATTATCCACGGAGGTCCGTTTGCGAATATCGCTCACGGCTGTAACTCGCTAATTGCGACAAACACAGCGAGACGTATAGCTGATATCGTTGTAACTGAAGCTGGCTTCGGTGCTGATTTGGGTGCAGAGAAATTTATGCACATCAAGTCGAGAAAAGGTGAATTCAATCCAGATGCTGTTGTTATCGTAGCCACTGTTCGAGCTCTTAAAATGCACGGTGGGGTAAAAAAAGATCAATTAACAGAAGCGAATGCAGATGCTGTAAAACGTGGAATGGTCAATTTGGCTAAACATGTAGATACTATTCAACAATTTGGCATTGAGCCTGTTGTGGCATTAAATCGCTTTGCTGGTGATAGTGAAGAAGAGTTAGCAACAGTACTAGATTGGGCAAAACAACAAGGAGTTGAGATTGCTTTAACGGAAGTTTGGGAAAAAGGCGGCCAAGGTGGAATAGCTTTAGCTAAACTTGTGAAAAAAGAATTGCAACGCCCAACAAATTTCCGATTTCTTTATAAAGAAGAGGATTCGATTGAAGAAAAACTTCGTACAATCGTTCAAAAAGTGTATGGGGGAGCAGATATCCAATTGTCTGACCTTGCACAAAAACAGCTTGTCGAATTGAAAAAATTCGGTTGGGATTCATTGCCGATCTGTATGGCCAAAACACAGTATTCGTTATCAGATCAGCCTAAATTATTGGGCCGTCCTGAAGGATTTACCATTACCATTCGAGAGATTATGCCGAAATTAGGCGCAGGATTTTTGGTGTGCTTGACGGGTGATATTATGACCATGCCTGGTCTTCCTAAAAATCCTGCTGCTCTGAATATGGATGTCACTGCAGATGGAAAAGCAATTGGCCTATTTTAA
- a CDS encoding DUF4139 domain-containing protein — translation MEFQSTHEHLLSQSITIYNDGFGLVKEMREVPANKEVTEIRFMNVSPKIEVDSILIEGLHIVEQSYTSDLVSKETLLEKYIDEIITIKNEKLNKAWEVRLLSVSDHIIAERMDTGEILIDPVGQLIFPGLPKELLTKPALVCKVMAIESASKVDISYLTEGVEWRANYVAKISGSTLNFIGWFQISNNSGMIFSESQLQLAAGKVNRYKNNLPLVTQSSLFSAAEEPKFGIKEHSLADSYVYSMGRPVTILNKQTKQISFLNIQEVAFRRLYKIDAHSEQAKVVVEFDNIAANKLGMPLPQGVLKVYHQDDNGEMEFIGEDAVKNTAVQQKVSLTVGRAFDIVSESWEKKRDRSGHFDYITYIYKVHNQKSAHVRVDVKHEVFEQMWEMESSSHDYELKQSNELEFCVHMSPGKKVEVEFTYKVNRRTEE, via the coding sequence ATGGAATTCCAATCAACACACGAACATCTACTATCTCAAAGCATAACCATTTATAATGATGGATTTGGGTTGGTCAAAGAAATGAGAGAAGTCCCAGCAAACAAAGAAGTGACAGAAATCCGGTTTATGAACGTCTCTCCTAAAATTGAAGTAGATTCTATTTTGATAGAAGGACTTCACATCGTGGAACAAAGCTATACCTCTGACTTGGTCAGTAAAGAAACATTATTGGAAAAGTATATTGATGAGATCATAACTATAAAAAATGAAAAGTTGAATAAGGCATGGGAAGTTCGTTTGCTGAGTGTTTCGGATCATATTATTGCTGAGCGGATGGATACAGGAGAGATACTCATTGATCCAGTTGGGCAGTTGATTTTCCCTGGGTTGCCAAAAGAGTTACTGACAAAACCAGCATTAGTTTGCAAAGTCATGGCTATCGAATCCGCTTCTAAAGTAGACATTTCCTATTTGACAGAAGGAGTAGAATGGCGAGCAAATTATGTTGCGAAAATTAGCGGCTCTACGTTAAACTTTATCGGTTGGTTTCAAATTTCCAATAATAGCGGCATGATTTTTTCCGAAAGTCAGCTCCAGTTAGCTGCTGGTAAAGTGAATCGGTATAAGAATAACTTGCCATTAGTTACGCAGTCCAGCTTGTTTTCTGCAGCAGAGGAACCAAAGTTTGGCATCAAAGAGCATAGTTTAGCTGATTCCTATGTATATAGCATGGGTCGCCCAGTGACCATTTTAAACAAACAGACTAAACAAATAAGTTTCTTAAATATACAAGAAGTTGCTTTTCGAAGATTGTATAAAATAGATGCGCACAGTGAACAAGCGAAAGTTGTGGTTGAATTCGATAACATTGCGGCTAACAAGCTAGGAATGCCATTGCCTCAAGGAGTTTTAAAAGTATATCACCAAGACGACAATGGAGAAATGGAATTTATCGGTGAAGATGCTGTCAAAAATACGGCGGTACAGCAAAAAGTATCTTTAACGGTAGGTCGAGCTTTTGATATTGTCAGTGAAAGCTGGGAAAAGAAGCGGGATAGAAGCGGTCACTTTGACTATATTACGTATATTTACAAAGTGCATAACCAAAAATCGGCGCACGTTCGAGTGGATGTAAAACACGAAGTTTTCGAACAAATGTGGGAGATGGAATCATCTAGTCATGATTACGAGTTAAAACAATCAAATGAATTAGAGTTTTGTGTACACATGTCTCCAGGGAAAAAAGTGGAAGTAGAGTTTACTTATAAAGTAAATAGAAGAACTGAAGAATAG
- a CDS encoding PH domain-containing protein, with translation MFKKMASEALGLSDIGKIIDPQDFDKTDSDDYVMHEDGEKIYFLIKTKADEYCFTNLAIIHVDGDSAMSSKRILKRYPYSQHTISSVVLETAGKIDLDVELAFVVGAVHFKIDVQKQQASRLTNLYKSLLRVAEIMHENAIITNMANDSLNKAVSVLQNSRTSDVTLDDQYSKLTDFGFTWMTSVRNQYHVKDFGDVFEKYINN, from the coding sequence ATGTTCAAAAAAATGGCTTCAGAAGCATTAGGATTATCAGATATTGGGAAAATAATCGATCCACAAGACTTTGATAAAACGGATTCAGATGATTACGTTATGCATGAAGATGGGGAGAAAATCTATTTTTTGATTAAGACAAAAGCGGACGAATATTGCTTTACTAATCTTGCGATCATCCATGTAGATGGAGATAGCGCAATGTCATCTAAACGGATCTTAAAGCGTTACCCTTATTCGCAGCATACCATTTCAAGTGTCGTGCTTGAAACTGCAGGGAAAATCGATTTAGATGTAGAGTTAGCCTTTGTTGTAGGAGCCGTTCATTTTAAAATCGATGTTCAAAAACAGCAAGCAAGTCGCTTAACGAATTTGTATAAGTCTTTGTTACGAGTTGCTGAAATTATGCATGAAAATGCCATTATTACGAACATGGCAAATGACAGTTTAAATAAGGCGGTCAGCGTTTTGCAGAATTCTAGAACGAGTGATGTAACATTAGATGATCAATATTCAAAACTGACTGATTTTGGCTTTACTTGGATGACTTCCGTCCGCAATCAATACCACGTAAAAGATTTTGGAGATGTATTTGAAAAATATATTAACAATTGA
- a CDS encoding xanthine phosphoribosyltransferase has protein sequence MKKLQDKILSDGKVLSESVLKVDSFLNHQIDPPLMQAIGEEFALRFKNEGITKILTIESSGIAPAMMTGLVLGVPAVFARKRKSLTLIDHMYTASVHSFTKNETNDISVSKDFINKDDVVLILDDFLANGQAALGLLDIVEQAGAKLAGIGIVIEKGFQPGGALLRDKGIRVETLAHIASLENGQVTFLGEGDAQ, from the coding sequence ATGAAAAAGTTACAGGACAAAATTTTATCGGACGGCAAAGTCTTGTCGGAATCGGTATTAAAAGTAGATTCATTTTTAAATCACCAAATTGATCCACCCTTGATGCAAGCGATTGGAGAAGAATTTGCCTTGCGCTTTAAAAACGAAGGCATCACAAAAATCTTAACGATAGAATCTTCAGGGATTGCGCCGGCAATGATGACGGGACTCGTTTTAGGTGTTCCGGCGGTATTCGCAAGAAAACGCAAATCACTAACATTGATCGACCATATGTACACAGCGAGCGTGCATTCATTCACAAAAAATGAAACCAATGATATTTCTGTGTCGAAAGATTTTATTAACAAAGATGATGTCGTATTAATCTTGGACGATTTTCTTGCAAATGGCCAAGCTGCTCTAGGTTTGTTGGATATTGTGGAACAAGCAGGTGCCAAATTAGCGGGAATCGGCATCGTGATCGAAAAAGGATTTCAACCAGGTGGTGCCTTGCTTCGCGATAAAGGTATTCGTGTAGAGACTTTGGCGCATATTGCGTCTTTAGAAAATGGTCAAGTTACTTTTTTAGGGGAAGGTGACGCTCAATGA
- a CDS encoding nucleobase:cation symporter-2 family protein: MKKMLGETALGFQHVLAMYAGAVLVPLIVGEALGLTPEQLTYLVAIDILLCGVATILQIVSNRFFGIGLPVVLGCTFTAVGPMIAIGGQYGISAIYGAILVSGLFVVLISGFFGSLVRFFPPVVTGTVVTIIGITLIPVAINNMGGGQGASDFGSLSNIGLAFGTLLFIVVLFRFSSGFMRAIAILLGLVVGTVAATFLGKVDFSPIADASYFHMVEPFYFGMPTFELPAILTMILVAMVSLVESTGVYFALGDITKKKITEKDLAKGYRAEGLAILLGGIFNSFPYTAFSQNVGLIQMSGVKSRKIIFITGIMLITLGFVPKIAAVTTIIPPSVLGGAMIAMFGMVIAQGIKMLSAVITDSQDNSMIIACSVGIGLGVTVVPDLFLQLPSSVQILTSNGIVAGSVTAIALNILFNMVPFRRRQSAAAVVKESAINQG; encoded by the coding sequence ATGAAAAAAATGTTGGGTGAAACAGCCTTAGGTTTTCAGCACGTATTAGCGATGTATGCAGGAGCGGTATTGGTGCCATTAATCGTTGGGGAGGCACTTGGACTGACGCCAGAACAATTAACGTATTTGGTCGCAATTGATATTTTACTTTGTGGAGTGGCAACCATTCTACAAATTGTCAGCAATCGTTTCTTTGGTATCGGACTTCCAGTGGTACTCGGTTGTACATTTACTGCAGTTGGACCAATGATTGCTATAGGCGGACAGTATGGCATATCTGCTATATACGGGGCTATTCTTGTTTCAGGTTTGTTTGTGGTATTAATTAGTGGGTTTTTTGGAAGTCTTGTACGGTTTTTCCCGCCGGTTGTTACGGGAACAGTCGTTACTATTATCGGAATCACGCTGATTCCTGTTGCGATTAATAATATGGGGGGCGGGCAAGGAGCTAGTGATTTTGGTTCGCTCAGCAATATTGGTTTGGCTTTCGGAACACTTTTGTTTATCGTAGTTCTTTTTAGATTCTCTAGCGGTTTTATGAGAGCTATTGCTATTTTATTAGGGTTAGTTGTTGGAACAGTAGCAGCAACTTTTCTAGGGAAAGTTGATTTTTCTCCAATTGCAGATGCTTCTTACTTCCATATGGTCGAGCCGTTTTACTTCGGAATGCCAACATTTGAACTGCCTGCCATATTAACGATGATTTTAGTCGCAATGGTGTCATTGGTTGAATCTACTGGTGTTTACTTTGCGCTCGGAGACATTACGAAAAAGAAAATCACCGAAAAAGATTTAGCCAAAGGATATCGTGCAGAAGGGTTGGCCATTTTACTTGGCGGTATTTTTAACTCTTTTCCGTACACGGCCTTTTCACAAAACGTCGGCCTAATTCAAATGTCTGGCGTAAAGTCACGAAAAATCATTTTCATTACAGGAATTATGTTGATCACGCTTGGATTTGTGCCTAAAATTGCTGCTGTGACAACTATTATTCCCCCTTCAGTTCTTGGGGGAGCGATGATTGCGATGTTTGGTATGGTCATTGCACAAGGCATTAAAATGTTGAGTGCGGTCATTACTGATTCACAAGACAATTCGATGATTATTGCCTGCTCTGTTGGAATTGGACTTGGCGTTACAGTAGTTCCTGATTTATTTCTTCAATTGCCATCGAGTGTTCAAATTTTGACAAGCAACGGAATTGTTGCCGGCAGTGTTACCGCTATTGCCTTAAATATCTTATTCAATATGGTGCCTTTTAGAAGACGTCAATCTGCTGCGGCAGTTGTAAAAGAAAGTGCCATAAACCAAGGTTAA
- a CDS encoding alpha/beta hydrolase: protein MSANRKRGTQKKWTLATLFIALVFVMVIFEETTAPPDVSASIHVSGSAAFSAPPNFHEITKRVTVVKNLSYHDSPNSLLDIYYPKEAVDSMPVILWIHGGGYVGGSKESRQDYAMSLANAGYVVANIDYSLAPTALYPGPVVQANEALAYMKIHASQYGGDMERVFIGGDSAGAQISSQIAALISNVELANNMAIQPAISSNQLQGALLLCGIYNMDTLRTTAFPNIDFFLTAYTGAEPFESFAKIDELSTVQHISSDFPPVFITAGDADPFVSQSIELVDVLQAYDVQVASVFFKGTQKNLKHEYQYDLYTDDARETLKKTLDFLAVYSK, encoded by the coding sequence GTGAGTGCAAACCGTAAACGTGGAACTCAAAAAAAATGGACGCTTGCCACGCTCTTTATCGCTTTAGTCTTTGTGATGGTTATTTTTGAAGAAACTACCGCTCCTCCTGACGTTTCGGCATCTATTCATGTTTCAGGTTCTGCTGCTTTTAGCGCACCTCCCAATTTTCATGAAATTACGAAGCGAGTCACAGTCGTGAAGAACTTGTCTTACCATGATTCTCCAAATAGCCTCTTGGATATTTATTATCCTAAAGAAGCAGTTGATTCAATGCCTGTTATCTTATGGATACATGGGGGCGGGTATGTAGGAGGCTCTAAAGAAAGTCGACAAGATTATGCAATGTCACTTGCAAATGCGGGTTACGTCGTAGCGAATATTGATTATTCGTTAGCTCCAACAGCTCTTTATCCAGGTCCCGTAGTGCAGGCAAATGAGGCTCTTGCTTATATGAAAATTCACGCGAGTCAATACGGAGGTGATATGGAGCGAGTGTTCATCGGTGGAGATTCAGCAGGTGCCCAAATTTCCAGCCAAATTGCGGCTCTTATATCAAATGTGGAACTTGCTAACAACATGGCTATTCAACCTGCCATATCTAGCAATCAACTTCAAGGAGCATTGTTGTTATGCGGTATATACAACATGGATACACTAAGAACTACAGCATTTCCAAATATCGATTTTTTCTTAACAGCCTATACGGGCGCAGAACCTTTTGAGTCGTTTGCGAAAATCGATGAGCTTTCTACAGTTCAACACATTAGCTCTGACTTCCCACCTGTTTTCATAACCGCTGGTGATGCGGATCCTTTTGTTTCCCAATCTATTGAACTGGTTGATGTTTTACAGGCTTACGACGTTCAAGTCGCTTCTGTATTCTTTAAAGGCACTCAGAAAAACTTGAAACATGAATATCAATACGATTTATATACAGATGATGCAAGAGAAACACTCAAAAAAACACTCGACTTTCTTGCTGTTTATAGCAAATAA